The following proteins are encoded in a genomic region of Cellulomonas sp. ES6:
- a CDS encoding trehalose-phosphatase: protein MTDDLRTALLDAVSDPGRLPVLLALDFDGTLAPLQDDPELSRVLPEAAAALRSLAGSPARVRLALVSGRAMADLHRLAEVPPAPC, encoded by the coding sequence GTGACCGACGACCTGCGCACCGCCCTGCTCGACGCGGTGTCCGACCCCGGGCGCCTGCCCGTGCTGCTGGCGCTCGACTTCGACGGCACCCTCGCGCCGCTGCAGGACGACCCCGAGCTGTCCCGCGTGCTGCCCGAGGCTGCGGCCGCCCTGCGCTCCCTGGCCGGCAGCCCCGCACGGGTGCGCCTGGCGCTCGTCTCCGGGCGCGCCATGGCCGACCTGCACCGGCTCGCCGAGGTCCCCCCGGCACCGTGCTGA
- the otsB gene encoding trehalose-phosphatase: MLIGSHGAERARVTEHGLDRDVIALTDEQADRLAALGGELQAVARGRDGVWVETKPAAVAVHTRLADPEVGDRAESEALAVGERLGSVTLHGKKVVEVSVLDADKGAALAALRDELHAATVVFAGDDVTDEHAFRALGPQDVTVKVGDGATAARFRVADPEELAALLSGLAAAVAGAPDDPRARPGPAGRGAPPGRRLRP, from the coding sequence GTGCTGATCGGCAGCCACGGCGCGGAGCGGGCCCGCGTCACGGAGCACGGGCTGGACCGCGACGTCATCGCCCTGACCGACGAGCAGGCGGACCGGCTCGCGGCGCTCGGCGGCGAGCTGCAGGCGGTGGCCCGCGGCCGCGACGGCGTCTGGGTGGAGACCAAGCCGGCGGCCGTCGCGGTGCACACCCGCCTGGCGGACCCCGAGGTCGGCGACCGGGCGGAGTCCGAGGCGCTGGCGGTCGGCGAGCGCCTCGGCTCCGTGACGCTGCACGGCAAGAAGGTGGTCGAGGTGTCGGTGCTCGACGCCGACAAGGGCGCCGCGCTCGCGGCCCTGCGCGACGAGCTGCACGCCGCCACGGTGGTCTTCGCCGGGGACGACGTCACGGACGAGCACGCGTTCCGGGCGCTCGGCCCGCAGGACGTGACCGTGAAGGTCGGCGACGGGGCGACCGCCGCCCGGTTCCGGGTCGCGGACCCCGAGGAGCTCGCGGCGCTGCTGTCCGGGCTCGCGGCGGCCGTGGCGGGCGCACCGGACGACCCCCGGGCACGCCCGGGTCCCGCGGGGCGGGGAGCGCCGCCGGGGCGTAGGTTGCGGCCATGA
- a CDS encoding PQQ-binding-like beta-propeller repeat protein — protein sequence MGAGGALAGEPRWRTRVPLDPAALTREALTYPPSVGMERGHVMVQGALGSWALSAADGRVESAGSQYLQATRTGRLTAPGVPVRVLDGAGRTVATLPGPPAVLLVDDGSLPDVEVVVTDGEHGRDLVGYDVAGDRRRWSLPRPLWVDSGLVLLEGTLYGQDREAVWAVDVATGRELWRTAAPVVADFGGVLTDGRHVLAIGITTEVVAAGTPVEPAAGQDARPPAASSRTLLAFDLGTGALAWATRLPDAVQGVWAWHGDLLGFGPDDVLVLN from the coding sequence GTGGGAGCCGGGGGCGCGCTGGCCGGCGAGCCGCGCTGGCGCACCCGCGTCCCGCTCGACCCGGCCGCGCTCACGCGCGAGGCGCTGACCTACCCGCCGTCCGTCGGCATGGAGCGCGGGCACGTGATGGTCCAGGGCGCGCTCGGGTCGTGGGCGCTGTCCGCCGCGGACGGGCGCGTGGAGAGCGCCGGGTCGCAGTACCTGCAGGCGACCCGCACCGGCCGCCTCACCGCCCCGGGAGTCCCCGTGCGCGTCCTCGACGGCGCCGGCCGGACCGTCGCCACCCTCCCCGGGCCGCCCGCGGTGCTGCTCGTCGACGACGGCAGCCTGCCGGACGTCGAGGTGGTCGTCACCGACGGCGAGCACGGGCGGGACCTCGTCGGCTACGACGTCGCCGGGGACCGGCGGCGCTGGTCCCTGCCGCGGCCGCTGTGGGTCGACTCGGGCCTCGTGCTGCTGGAGGGCACCCTCTACGGGCAGGACCGCGAGGCGGTGTGGGCGGTGGACGTGGCCACCGGCCGGGAGCTGTGGCGCACCGCCGCACCCGTCGTCGCCGACTTCGGCGGCGTGCTCACCGACGGCCGGCACGTCCTGGCGATCGGGATCACCACCGAGGTCGTCGCGGCCGGGACACCCGTGGAGCCGGCCGCGGGCCAGGACGCGCGGCCGCCCGCCGCGTCGTCGCGCACCCTGCTGGCGTTCGACCTCGGCACCGGCGCGCTCGCGTGGGCGACCCGGCTGCCCGACGCCGTGCAGGGCGTCTGGGCCTGGCACGGCGACCTGCTGGGGTTCGGGCCCGACGACGTGCTGGTCCTCAACTGA
- the ugpC gene encoding sn-glycerol-3-phosphate ABC transporter ATP-binding protein UgpC yields MATVTFDKATRVYPGTERPAVDALDLHIEDGEFLVLVGPSGCGKSTSLRMLAGLEDVNAGRILIGDRDVTDVQPKDRDIAMVFQNYALYPHMTVADNMGFALKIAGTPKAEIRTRVEEAAKILDLTQYLDRKPKALSGGQRQRVAMGRAIVRQPRVFLMDEPLSNLDAKLRVQTRTQIASLQRRLGVTTVYVTHDQTEALTMGDRIAVLKDGLLQQVGTPRDMYDTPANVFVAGFIGSPAMNIGTFPIVDGVATVGSAGIAVPRTALDTLVSDDNNSITIGFRPESLDVVPEGTPDALPVVVNIVEELGSDAFVYGSLVGEAGAADVHSGAGDAQVIVRVDPRQVPAKGEKIWVRIRTGEQHLFHAGSGERIAV; encoded by the coding sequence ATGGCTACGGTCACGTTCGACAAGGCCACCCGGGTGTACCCGGGCACCGAGCGCCCCGCGGTGGACGCGCTCGACCTCCACATCGAGGACGGCGAGTTCCTCGTCCTCGTCGGCCCCTCCGGCTGCGGCAAGTCGACCTCGCTCCGCATGCTCGCGGGCCTCGAGGACGTCAACGCCGGTCGCATCCTCATCGGCGACCGCGACGTCACCGACGTCCAGCCGAAGGACCGGGACATCGCGATGGTGTTCCAGAACTACGCGCTGTACCCGCACATGACGGTCGCGGACAACATGGGCTTCGCGCTCAAGATCGCCGGCACCCCCAAGGCCGAGATCCGCACCCGCGTCGAGGAGGCCGCCAAGATCCTCGACCTCACCCAGTACCTCGACCGCAAGCCGAAGGCGCTCTCCGGCGGTCAGCGCCAGCGCGTCGCCATGGGCCGCGCGATCGTGCGCCAGCCGCGCGTGTTCCTCATGGACGAGCCGCTGTCGAACCTCGACGCCAAGCTCCGCGTCCAGACGCGCACCCAGATCGCCTCGCTGCAGCGCCGCCTCGGCGTCACCACGGTCTACGTCACGCACGACCAGACCGAGGCGCTCACCATGGGCGACCGCATCGCGGTCCTCAAGGACGGCCTCCTGCAGCAGGTCGGCACCCCGCGCGACATGTACGACACCCCGGCCAACGTGTTCGTCGCCGGCTTCATCGGCTCCCCGGCCATGAACATCGGCACGTTCCCGATCGTCGACGGTGTCGCCACGGTCGGCTCGGCCGGCATCGCCGTGCCGCGCACCGCGCTCGACACCCTGGTCTCGGACGACAACAACAGCATCACGATCGGCTTCCGCCCGGAGTCGCTGGACGTCGTCCCCGAGGGCACGCCGGACGCGCTGCCGGTGGTCGTGAACATCGTCGAGGAGCTCGGCTCCGACGCGTTCGTGTACGGCTCGCTGGTCGGCGAGGCCGGCGCGGCCGACGTCCACTCCGGTGCCGGCGACGCGCAGGTCATCGTGCGCGTCGACCCGCGCCAGGTCCCCGCCAAGGGCGAGAAGATCTGGGTCCGCATCCGCACCGGCGAGCAGCACCTGTTCCACGCCGGCTCGGGCGAGCGCATCGCCGTCTGA